Proteins co-encoded in one bacterium genomic window:
- a CDS encoding fructosamine kinase family protein — protein MDTAAYCGRREADLAMTLLFGNFGSDFYKGYEEVWPLAEGSLTRLDVYKLYHLLNHLNLFGSGYHGSCMQILQRYAG, from the coding sequence ATCGACACGGCCGCGTACTGCGGCCGCCGCGAAGCCGACCTCGCCATGACGTTGCTGTTCGGTAATTTCGGGTCGGACTTCTACAAGGGCTACGAAGAGGTCTGGCCACTGGCGGAAGGCAGCTTAACACGCCTGGACGTCTACAAACTCTACCACCTGCTCAATCACCTGAACCTGTTTGGCAGCGGCTACCACGGCAGCTGCATGCAGATTCTGCAGCGGTATGCGGGGTGA
- a CDS encoding fructosamine kinase family protein, with product MRADALHKAAEELIVRVTGREAHVQTSGGAGGGCINNAEVLVLQDGRQFFLKSNPAPLPHMFEREAEALAALAKPGVIRVPRPIGTGGGSGSVPPFIVMEHIVPGSRSKNTMREFGRQFAKLHQETSSNRFGFDHDNYLGSTPQPNGWMDDWVEFWRERRLGFQLDLARRNGLSDSRMQRAGERMMARLDELIGEPDEPACLLHGDLWGGNYLVDENGDAVLIDPAAYYGRREADLAMTLLFGNFGSDFYKGYEEVWPLAEGSSTRLDLYKLYHLLNHLNLFGSGYHGSCMQILQRYAG from the coding sequence GTGAGAGCCGATGCGCTCCATAAGGCTGCGGAGGAACTGATCGTCCGCGTGACTGGCCGCGAAGCACACGTCCAAACATCCGGCGGTGCCGGTGGAGGCTGCATCAATAACGCCGAGGTCCTGGTGCTGCAAGATGGCAGACAGTTCTTTCTGAAGTCCAACCCCGCACCACTGCCGCACATGTTCGAACGCGAAGCGGAGGCGCTGGCCGCGCTTGCTAAGCCGGGAGTGATTCGCGTTCCTCGCCCGATTGGGACCGGCGGCGGAAGCGGATCCGTGCCTCCGTTCATCGTCATGGAGCACATCGTACCTGGATCGCGCTCGAAGAACACGATGCGTGAATTCGGTCGGCAGTTTGCGAAACTGCACCAGGAAACGAGTTCCAATCGATTCGGTTTCGATCACGACAACTACCTTGGCAGCACGCCGCAACCGAATGGCTGGATGGATGATTGGGTGGAGTTTTGGCGCGAGCGCCGCCTGGGATTTCAACTCGATCTGGCAAGACGCAACGGGCTTAGCGATTCGCGCATGCAGCGCGCGGGTGAACGGATGATGGCTCGGCTGGATGAGTTGATCGGCGAGCCGGACGAGCCCGCCTGCCTTCTGCACGGCGATCTGTGGGGCGGCAACTACCTCGTCGACGAGAACGGTGATGCGGTCCTCATAGACCCAGCCGCCTACTACGGCCGCCGCGAAGCCGACCTCGCCATGACGTTGCTGTTCGGTAATTTCGGGTCGGACTTCTACAAAGGCTACGAAGAGGTCTGGCCACTGGCAGAAGGTAGCTCAACACGCCTGGACCTCTACAAACTCTACCATCTGCTCAATCACCTGAACCTGTTCGGCAGCGGCTACCACGGAAGTTGCATGCAGATTCTGCAGCGGTATGCTGGGTAG
- a CDS encoding low molecular weight phosphotyrosine protein phosphatase, giving the protein MAEKKRVLFVCMGNICRSPAGEGIFKSLVEERGLEGRIEVDSAGTIAYHVGESPDRRMQAAANRRGYQLDSRGRHFQPPDFETFDLIIAMDRNNLRDILKQDPKKQYHDKVRLLSDFHSRADQKDVPDPYYGGEAGFELVLDLIEEACEGILEHMLQEGTES; this is encoded by the coding sequence ATGGCTGAGAAAAAGCGCGTCCTGTTTGTCTGCATGGGGAATATCTGTCGCTCTCCGGCGGGGGAGGGAATCTTCAAGAGCCTGGTGGAAGAGCGTGGATTGGAAGGTCGAATCGAGGTGGATTCAGCGGGCACAATTGCCTATCATGTCGGCGAATCCCCCGATCGTCGCATGCAGGCAGCAGCCAATCGCCGCGGGTATCAGTTGGACAGCCGCGGCCGCCACTTCCAGCCGCCGGACTTCGAGACGTTCGACTTGATCATCGCCATGGATCGCAACAACCTGCGCGACATCCTCAAGCAGGACCCGAAGAAGCAATATCACGACAAGGTTCGCCTGCTCTCGGACTTCCACTCGCGAGCCGATCAGAAAGATGTCCCCGATCCATACTACGGTGGCGAAGCGGGGTTTGAACTCGTGCTCGATCTGATCGAGGAGGCATGCGAGGGAATCCTCGAGCACATGCTGCAGGAAGGGACAGAGTCGTGA
- a CDS encoding NAD(P)-binding domain-containing protein translates to MSSNPFQKITHWLHTMYPQGTVERLPVVRDDGSTAIPGLYVAGDLAGVPLLKFSQESGTQVVRTIAQDPKLKASATPEGAVDVAILGAGVAGVSAAMECRKHNLSYVILEAEEPFATIADFPKKKPIYLYPTEMKPTGDLNVSAGVKEDLLKELCLQLERSDLQIQSGFRATHVERSGDLLVVRSDSDASIKARRVIVAIGRTGDFRHLNVPGEDLEKVFHQLYDPAAFAGQKVLVLGGGDSAAEAAIAIAEAGGEVTLSYRSRELTRPKPENVERAHALFSDTPLPGRIFPLFQTTVKHIHNDRVDLLHSESRETITIANDSTLVQIGREAPLDFFRHSGIPIQGEWRPMRIATFAAFLLFCVWLYNWKAGGFFGELWQARGWFPFNINTLLPDSFSDPSTLLGTLRISLGSPAFYYTFVYSVVVTVFGIQRIRRRRTPYVKWQTIALIAIQVLPLFLLPEIILPWLGHNGMFDHGILGGIADALFPVDGSAQGRQYWRTSGFILAWPLFLYNFFTDQPMVWWLVIGCIQTFVLIPGMIYFWGKGAYCGWICSCGALAETLGDTHRQKMPHGPFWSKLNMVGQVILWLAVALMLVRIAGWIWPHSVAGAIFDYAFSGKHYVNITDAQGYYLRTEIHHNVVNYKWIVDVTLSGVIGVGFYFWYSGRVWCRHFCPLAALMHIFAKFSRFRIIPEKKKCISCNVCTSVCHQGIDVMNFANRGIAMEDPECVRCSACVQMCPTGVLQFGQVDKDGNVIKLDKLAASPVLMRESSPPEQS, encoded by the coding sequence ATGTCTTCAAACCCCTTCCAGAAAATCACACATTGGCTTCACACCATGTACCCCCAGGGGACCGTGGAGCGCCTTCCCGTCGTGCGCGACGATGGATCGACGGCTATTCCGGGACTCTACGTCGCTGGGGACCTGGCGGGGGTTCCCCTGCTGAAGTTCTCTCAGGAATCGGGGACGCAGGTCGTTCGGACCATTGCTCAGGATCCGAAGCTGAAAGCGTCCGCGACTCCCGAAGGTGCCGTCGATGTGGCGATCCTGGGTGCCGGCGTCGCGGGTGTTTCGGCCGCAATGGAGTGCCGAAAGCACAACCTGTCCTACGTGATTCTGGAGGCCGAAGAGCCTTTCGCGACGATCGCCGATTTCCCGAAGAAGAAGCCCATCTATCTGTACCCAACCGAGATGAAGCCGACGGGCGATCTGAATGTGTCCGCTGGTGTGAAAGAGGACTTGCTCAAAGAACTTTGCCTGCAGTTGGAGCGCAGCGATCTTCAAATCCAGTCTGGATTCCGCGCTACGCACGTGGAGCGGTCGGGCGATTTGCTTGTCGTGCGCTCCGATTCGGACGCGAGCATCAAGGCTCGCCGTGTCATCGTTGCCATCGGACGAACAGGCGACTTCCGACATCTGAATGTGCCCGGGGAAGATCTCGAAAAGGTCTTCCACCAATTGTACGATCCCGCCGCGTTTGCCGGACAGAAGGTGCTCGTGTTAGGTGGCGGAGACAGCGCAGCCGAAGCAGCCATCGCCATTGCCGAGGCCGGCGGCGAAGTAACTCTCAGCTATCGCAGTCGCGAGCTCACACGGCCCAAGCCGGAGAATGTCGAGCGAGCACACGCATTGTTCTCTGATACGCCATTGCCAGGCCGGATCTTCCCTCTCTTCCAGACGACTGTGAAGCACATCCACAACGATCGCGTGGACTTGCTCCATTCGGAATCGCGAGAGACGATCACGATCGCCAATGATTCGACTCTAGTGCAGATCGGGCGAGAAGCACCACTGGATTTTTTCCGCCATTCCGGGATCCCGATCCAGGGCGAGTGGCGACCGATGCGTATCGCCACGTTCGCCGCCTTCCTGCTCTTCTGTGTCTGGCTCTACAATTGGAAGGCGGGGGGCTTCTTTGGCGAGCTCTGGCAAGCTCGGGGCTGGTTTCCCTTCAACATCAACACGCTGCTCCCCGATTCCTTTTCCGACCCGAGTACACTCCTGGGAACGCTCCGAATCTCGCTCGGTTCTCCGGCATTTTACTACACATTCGTTTATAGCGTCGTTGTCACTGTCTTCGGGATCCAACGTATTCGCCGTCGAAGAACGCCCTACGTGAAGTGGCAAACCATCGCACTCATTGCGATTCAAGTTCTACCGCTCTTTCTGTTGCCGGAGATCATTCTGCCCTGGTTGGGTCACAATGGAATGTTCGACCACGGTATCCTTGGAGGGATTGCCGACGCGCTGTTCCCAGTCGATGGCTCTGCGCAGGGGCGGCAGTATTGGCGCACGAGTGGATTCATTCTTGCCTGGCCGTTGTTTCTCTACAATTTCTTCACCGATCAGCCGATGGTCTGGTGGCTCGTGATCGGATGCATCCAAACGTTTGTTCTGATCCCCGGAATGATCTACTTCTGGGGCAAGGGCGCGTACTGCGGATGGATCTGTTCCTGCGGCGCGCTGGCGGAGACTCTCGGCGATACGCATCGCCAGAAAATGCCGCACGGCCCTTTCTGGTCGAAACTCAACATGGTTGGGCAAGTCATTCTGTGGCTGGCCGTGGCATTGATGCTTGTGCGGATCGCCGGTTGGATCTGGCCGCATTCCGTGGCTGGAGCGATCTTCGACTACGCCTTCTCAGGCAAGCACTACGTCAACATCACCGATGCGCAGGGCTACTATCTGCGCACCGAAATCCACCACAACGTCGTGAACTACAAGTGGATCGTCGACGTCACGCTCTCCGGAGTGATCGGCGTGGGATTCTACTTCTGGTACTCCGGGCGTGTCTGGTGCCGACACTTCTGTCCGCTGGCGGCCCTGATGCATATCTTCGCGAAATTCAGCCGGTTCCGCATCATCCCGGAGAAGAAGAAGTGCATTTCCTGCAACGTTTGCACAAGCGTCTGCCACCAGGGCATCGATGTGATGAACTTCGCGAACCGTGGCATCGCCATGGAGGATCCCGAATGCGTGCGGTGCTCGGCGTGCGTTCAGATGTGCCCGACGGGCGTGCTGCAGTTCGGTCAGGTCGATAAAGACGGCAATGTCATCAAGTTGGATAAGCTGGCTGCCAGTCCCGTCCTGATGAGGGAATCCAGTCCACCCGAACAATCCTGA
- a CDS encoding LamG domain-containing protein, with translation MKRWMVLLIGVLIAPLGLLAQKPSDPKSSVPNYCLDFDGTKSYVQIPRSESLEPAEITIECWVKPSEDPQHFVSRIVRKVGHYQKGYMLSASQGQNNFLEGRFYGSGKDQTVSDFRITEERSDRWHHVAAVYAKTYCFLMIDGEVVDYKKHDEAVLLHDPPVDLILGTGPIMDQEFYAGRLDELRIWGYSRSVEQIRKEMWFKLKGDEEGLAAYYKFDEGQGSKLFDHSPNHNDGEIHSATWVKSEAPVFPEPEEMPTNSFESDLRMVPGSGSAENP, from the coding sequence ATGAAACGATGGATGGTGCTACTGATCGGGGTACTGATTGCGCCACTGGGCCTGCTTGCCCAGAAGCCGTCCGACCCCAAATCCTCGGTCCCAAACTACTGCCTCGATTTTGACGGCACAAAGTCCTACGTTCAGATTCCAAGATCCGAATCCCTGGAGCCCGCCGAGATCACGATCGAGTGCTGGGTCAAGCCATCTGAAGATCCACAGCATTTCGTGTCCCGAATCGTCCGCAAAGTTGGCCACTACCAAAAGGGCTACATGCTCTCTGCAAGCCAGGGCCAGAACAACTTCCTCGAAGGGCGCTTCTACGGGTCCGGAAAAGATCAGACGGTCTCGGATTTCAGGATCACGGAAGAGCGCTCCGATCGTTGGCACCACGTGGCTGCGGTCTATGCAAAGACCTACTGCTTCCTGATGATCGACGGCGAGGTCGTCGATTACAAGAAGCACGATGAAGCCGTGCTGCTCCACGATCCTCCGGTGGACCTCATCCTGGGAACCGGCCCGATCATGGACCAGGAATTCTATGCCGGACGCCTGGATGAACTGCGAATTTGGGGTTACTCCCGGTCGGTCGAGCAGATCCGCAAGGAGATGTGGTTCAAGCTCAAAGGCGACGAAGAGGGTCTGGCCGCCTACTACAAGTTCGATGAAGGCCAAGGCAGCAAACTGTTCGATCACAGCCCGAACCACAATGATGGCGAGATCCACAGTGCGACTTGGGTGAAGTCCGAGGCTCCAGTTTTCCCAGAGCCCGAGGAGATGCCGACGAACTCCTTTGAAAGCGATCTTCGGATGGTCCCAGGGTCGGGAAGCGCCGAGAATCCTTAA
- a CDS encoding phosphatidate cytidylyltransferase, with amino-acid sequence MTRRVVTALILLAIVALGYVFEFLRWAPVLLIGGAGLLCVEELAAIYRPRGTHLFRRVAMLVVLGLGVLGWKQNLEASFLVLGLGMIVTMAIRLGKDPIEGAWRDCGATMGAMLYVGLPVGALIDLFVASPASRAWLLLTLTIVWTTDSLALFVGKRFGRAKIFPRLSPGKTWEGSTAGLIGALIPSIVALAFFPHFFGDVGSVHLIVFSICAGILTQVGDLVESMIKRDAGVKDSGSSLTGHGGWLDMLDAVLFLTLPLYAYLYLVQPQVL; translated from the coding sequence GTGACGAGACGCGTTGTGACAGCCCTGATTCTGCTGGCCATTGTGGCGCTGGGATACGTCTTCGAGTTCCTGCGCTGGGCCCCCGTACTGCTGATTGGCGGCGCGGGATTACTTTGCGTGGAGGAGCTGGCGGCGATCTATCGGCCACGCGGGACACACCTGTTTCGCAGGGTGGCGATGCTTGTCGTTTTGGGACTTGGAGTCCTTGGGTGGAAGCAGAATCTCGAAGCCAGCTTTCTGGTTCTGGGGCTCGGGATGATCGTCACCATGGCGATCCGGCTCGGGAAAGACCCGATCGAAGGTGCATGGCGCGACTGCGGCGCCACGATGGGAGCGATGCTCTATGTCGGCCTTCCGGTCGGCGCCCTGATCGATCTGTTTGTCGCCTCGCCGGCAAGTCGCGCGTGGCTGCTGCTGACATTGACCATCGTCTGGACCACGGACTCGCTCGCCCTGTTCGTTGGCAAGCGATTCGGCCGCGCCAAGATCTTCCCGCGTCTCAGCCCCGGCAAGACGTGGGAAGGCTCCACGGCCGGGCTGATTGGAGCATTGATCCCAAGCATCGTCGCATTGGCATTCTTCCCGCACTTCTTCGGGGATGTCGGATCCGTCCACCTGATCGTCTTCTCAATCTGCGCGGGCATTCTGACGCAGGTCGGTGATCTGGTTGAGTCCATGATCAAGCGCGACGCCGGCGTGAAGGACAGCGGATCGTCGCTGACGGGGCACGGTGGGTGGCTGGATATGCTCGATGCCGTGCTGTTCTTGACGCTTCCGCTCTACGCCTACCTCTACCTTGTGCAACCGCAGGTCCTGTAA
- a CDS encoding flippase-like domain-containing protein translates to MTKKKIISAVIAGLISLFFLYLAFSRIDLKALVESFKSIAWWWSIPFLIITWISFWWRTLRWQNLLEPTRRIKSWSLFGPMMIGFGFNSIFPARAGEFARPLALTKTEKIPFTTGLSTVFLERVLDSMTLLGLFMLAPFFFDFDNGVSLSYDTTRVVPGETLRMYLKCGMIALGVLAALVMGGWYLFERKRIEKDRYLTLAQSRKLTVLGAVVIVLTTIAGFILIHGQLELKDEYTFGASGVITPDGLREIVSGTSKLIAILFLGSVAMMFEQFRNLTLKIILAIPLIPHGIKEKVSELFQTFAKGFDAMKKPWLATQIIFHSLMVWFLTGASFWLMSYAVPGIDMTLTTGMAFLIITCIAILIPAAPGYWGLYEVGGVLSLIITGVVENTAEGRALALGYTIVVHFMQWGLVTVIGLFYAGKIHVSAGEAQAVHEEQETQTVTTSS, encoded by the coding sequence ATGACGAAGAAGAAAATCATCTCGGCAGTGATCGCGGGCCTCATCAGCCTTTTCTTCCTGTATCTCGCGTTCAGCCGAATCGATTTGAAGGCCTTGGTCGAATCCTTCAAGTCCATCGCCTGGTGGTGGTCGATTCCCTTCCTGATTATTACATGGATCAGCTTCTGGTGGCGTACCCTGCGTTGGCAGAATCTTCTGGAACCAACCCGCCGCATCAAGAGCTGGTCGCTGTTCGGGCCGATGATGATCGGCTTTGGATTCAACTCGATTTTCCCGGCCCGTGCTGGTGAGTTCGCCCGTCCTCTCGCTCTGACGAAAACGGAGAAGATTCCGTTCACGACCGGGCTCTCGACCGTCTTCCTGGAACGCGTTCTGGACTCGATGACGCTCCTCGGCCTCTTCATGCTGGCCCCGTTCTTCTTCGACTTCGATAACGGCGTCTCGCTTTCCTACGACACGACTCGCGTCGTACCCGGCGAGACTCTTCGCATGTACCTGAAGTGCGGGATGATTGCGCTGGGGGTTCTTGCTGCGCTCGTCATGGGCGGCTGGTATCTGTTCGAGCGCAAGCGCATCGAGAAAGATCGCTACCTGACGCTCGCTCAGTCACGGAAGCTGACGGTCCTTGGCGCCGTTGTGATTGTGCTGACGACCATTGCTGGTTTCATCCTGATCCACGGCCAATTGGAATTGAAGGACGAGTACACGTTCGGGGCATCCGGCGTCATCACGCCCGATGGACTTCGTGAGATCGTTTCGGGCACATCGAAACTCATTGCGATCCTCTTCCTTGGATCGGTCGCGATGATGTTCGAGCAATTCCGCAACCTGACCCTTAAGATCATCCTCGCAATTCCCCTGATCCCTCACGGCATCAAGGAGAAGGTCAGCGAACTCTTCCAGACCTTCGCCAAGGGCTTCGACGCAATGAAGAAGCCGTGGCTGGCGACGCAGATCATCTTCCATTCACTGATGGTCTGGTTCCTGACCGGCGCGTCCTTCTGGCTGATGAGCTACGCCGTCCCGGGAATCGACATGACCCTGACGACCGGCATGGCATTCCTGATTATCACTTGCATAGCGATTCTGATTCCGGCTGCCCCGGGCTACTGGGGGCTATACGAAGTCGGCGGCGTTCTGTCGCTGATCATCACCGGCGTTGTCGAGAACACTGCGGAAGGTCGCGCACTGGCGCTTGGCTACACAATCGTCGTGCATTTCATGCAGTGGGGGCTCGTTACGGTTATCGGGCTATTTTACGCCGGAAAGATCCATGTGTCCGCGGGCGAAGCCCAGGCGGTGCACGAGGAGCAGGAAACTCAGACCGTTACGACTTCTTCTTGA